The Muricauda sp. SCSIO 65647 genome includes a region encoding these proteins:
- a CDS encoding response regulator transcription factor: protein MKKVLVIEDDTEIIHLLEIHLKDLGCDVLSACEGDTGLRMAINEVPDLIILDVMLPEMDGIEVCQKIRANQVKSPIMMLTAKSEEIDKVLGLEVGADDYLTKPFSVREFIARVKAIFRRQKMDTQKADGSKNNGSMQFDNLTIDVEMRKVALDGKRIELSPKEFELLVLLSSNPGKSYDRTKLLNLIWGYDFQGYEHTVNSHINRLRSKIEPDMGNPKFILTTWGVGYKFNEEL from the coding sequence ATGAAAAAAGTATTGGTCATTGAAGATGATACCGAGATCATCCACTTGTTGGAAATTCATTTGAAAGATCTGGGCTGTGACGTATTGTCTGCCTGTGAAGGAGACACCGGACTGCGCATGGCCATCAATGAAGTGCCCGACCTAATTATATTAGATGTGATGTTACCGGAAATGGACGGTATCGAGGTCTGCCAAAAAATACGGGCCAATCAAGTAAAGTCGCCCATTATGATGTTAACGGCCAAATCTGAGGAAATCGACAAGGTACTGGGCCTTGAGGTCGGTGCCGATGATTACTTGACCAAACCTTTCAGCGTGCGCGAGTTCATTGCACGGGTCAAGGCCATTTTCAGGAGGCAAAAGATGGATACCCAAAAAGCTGACGGAAGCAAGAACAATGGCTCCATGCAATTTGATAACCTTACTATTGATGTGGAAATGCGAAAAGTGGCCTTGGATGGAAAAAGAATAGAACTCTCACCCAAAGAGTTTGAGCTGTTGGTGCTGCTTTCTTCAAATCCTGGTAAAAGCTATGACCGCACCAAACTTTTGAACCTCATTTGGGGGTATGATTTTCAGGGGTATGAGCATACCGTGAACTCACACATCAACCGTCTGCGGTCAAAAATCGAACCTGATATGGGCAACCCCAAGTTCATTTTGACCACTTGGGGCGTTGGCTACAAATTCAATGAAGAACTATGA
- a CDS encoding sensor histidine kinase, which yields MKHSLLSDRLIVKLSLSFLAILVLAGVGYMFTALYLSDNYFYETSQRLHANLAQDLIDEKFGNESPFDEEGNVNKALFGDIMHDMMAVNRAIEVYLLDKEGYVMYSVVLDHDAPETNQKKVALGPINQFIAQNGEGYILGDNPKNPDVQSVFSAAPFDKNGKEGYVYIVLASEDYLMTRESLMNSYFLRLGLRGSILTLIFAALLGILSIWYLTKNLRKIVYAAKRFQQGDLHYRIEDAKKTDLAGVAKTYNEMADTILADVEKIKSLENLRRELIANISHDLRTPLSIIQGYIETLQMKNTQLSTKEREEYLITINKSCERLSKLIAQLFEYSKLEANQIEPQKEPFLITELAHDIYRNYKVLAAQKNIDLQLEMEEGIPLVFADISLVERAIQNLMDNALKFTPEEGKVIVKIIPKEANVEIVIKDSGPGIAKANQALIFERYRQTKTGQEKEGAGLGLAIVKKIMELHNASIKVLSKPNEGTSFSFSLPVYSVT from the coding sequence ATGAAGCACTCACTACTTTCAGATAGGCTCATCGTAAAATTGTCATTGTCATTCTTGGCCATCTTGGTTTTGGCCGGGGTCGGGTACATGTTCACGGCCCTTTATCTTTCAGACAATTACTTTTATGAGACCTCACAGCGCCTTCATGCCAATCTTGCGCAAGACCTAATTGATGAAAAGTTCGGTAATGAGAGTCCGTTTGACGAAGAGGGCAATGTGAACAAGGCCTTGTTTGGCGATATCATGCATGACATGATGGCCGTGAACCGTGCCATAGAGGTCTATTTATTGGACAAAGAGGGTTATGTGATGTATTCGGTAGTTTTAGATCATGATGCCCCCGAGACCAATCAGAAAAAAGTGGCATTGGGGCCCATCAACCAATTTATAGCGCAAAATGGTGAAGGGTATATTTTAGGGGATAATCCTAAAAATCCCGATGTGCAAAGTGTGTTTTCGGCCGCTCCTTTTGATAAAAATGGAAAGGAAGGTTACGTCTATATCGTTTTGGCAAGTGAAGATTACTTAATGACCCGAGAATCGCTCATGAACAGTTATTTTTTGCGATTGGGGTTACGGGGCTCTATTCTCACCTTGATTTTTGCCGCTCTCTTAGGAATACTTTCTATCTGGTATCTCACTAAAAACCTTCGTAAAATCGTCTATGCGGCCAAACGTTTTCAACAAGGTGACCTCCATTACCGTATCGAGGATGCCAAAAAAACCGATTTGGCCGGGGTCGCCAAGACCTATAATGAAATGGCCGATACCATTTTGGCAGATGTTGAGAAAATCAAATCGCTCGAAAACTTACGCCGTGAACTGATCGCCAACATTAGCCATGATCTTCGAACACCACTTTCCATTATACAAGGGTACATCGAAACCCTTCAAATGAAGAATACCCAACTGAGTACCAAAGAGCGGGAAGAATACTTGATCACCATCAATAAGAGCTGTGAACGCCTATCAAAACTTATTGCCCAGCTCTTTGAGTACTCAAAGCTTGAAGCCAATCAGATCGAACCCCAAAAAGAACCCTTTTTGATCACCGAACTGGCCCATGACATTTACAGAAATTACAAAGTCTTGGCAGCGCAAAAAAATATTGATTTGCAATTGGAAATGGAAGAGGGTATTCCTTTAGTGTTTGCAGACATCTCATTGGTTGAAAGGGCTATACAGAATTTGATGGACAATGCCTTGAAGTTTACTCCCGAAGAGGGTAAAGTGATTGTCAAGATCATTCCGAAAGAAGCCAATGTAGAGATCGTCATCAAAGATTCGGGGCCAGGTATCGCCAAGGCCAATCAGGCCTTGATATTTGAGCGATATCGCCAAACCAAAACCGGGCAAGAAAAAGAAGGTGCCGGTCTCGGACTTGCCATTGTCAAAAAAATCATGGAATTGCACAATGCCAGTATTAAGGTATTGAGCAAGCCAAACGAAGGCACTTCTTTTAGTTTCAGTTTGCCCGTTTACAGTGTCACATGA
- the egtB gene encoding ergothioneine biosynthesis protein EgtB, which yields MIVTDSLLDFFLKTRKHTEKICKPLENEDYVVQPVVDVSPPKWHLGHTTWFFEEFILKPYAKDYNVFHDDFSFVFNSYYETVGKRVVRANRGNLSRPSVKKVYEYRDYVTKGIKNLFQIEQSPELYDLLEIGIHHEKQHQELLLTDIKYILGNNPLLPKYSDDFEDHPIEKHEREWIAMDEGVFEVGHNEKEFCYDNELGRHKVYLQPYQIANKLVTNQEYIEFLKDGGYQRFDLWHAEGWDWVNANNINSPLYWHKIGAEWYHYTAKGLQRVSLNAPITHISYYEAFAYAQWKGLRLPTEFEWEAAQQFFPWGKRWEWTESAYLPYPNYRKAEGALGEYNGKFMANQKVLRGGSVATPEKHTRPTYRNFFHPHLRWQFTGLRLAQ from the coding sequence ATGATCGTTACCGATTCGCTTCTCGATTTTTTTCTCAAGACCCGAAAACACACTGAGAAAATATGCAAGCCCCTTGAAAACGAAGATTATGTCGTGCAACCTGTGGTCGATGTGAGTCCGCCGAAATGGCATTTGGGGCACACCACTTGGTTCTTTGAAGAGTTCATATTAAAACCTTATGCCAAAGATTACAACGTCTTTCACGACGATTTTTCTTTTGTGTTCAACAGTTACTATGAGACTGTGGGCAAAAGGGTCGTTCGGGCAAACCGCGGCAATCTATCTCGACCCTCGGTCAAAAAAGTGTATGAATATCGAGACTATGTGACCAAGGGCATTAAAAATCTCTTTCAGATCGAGCAATCACCCGAATTGTATGATTTATTGGAAATCGGCATCCACCATGAAAAGCAGCACCAAGAGCTTTTGTTGACCGATATCAAATACATTCTGGGCAACAATCCGCTGCTTCCGAAGTATTCAGACGATTTTGAAGACCATCCCATAGAAAAGCATGAACGCGAATGGATCGCTATGGATGAAGGTGTCTTTGAGGTCGGGCACAATGAAAAAGAATTTTGTTATGACAATGAGCTGGGTCGGCACAAAGTCTATCTACAACCCTATCAAATCGCCAATAAATTGGTCACTAATCAAGAGTATATCGAATTTTTAAAAGATGGTGGCTATCAACGGTTTGACCTTTGGCATGCCGAAGGGTGGGATTGGGTGAACGCAAACAACATCAATTCTCCCCTGTATTGGCACAAGATCGGAGCTGAATGGTACCATTACACGGCAAAAGGCTTACAAAGAGTCTCATTAAATGCCCCAATCACCCATATATCGTATTACGAAGCCTTTGCATATGCCCAATGGAAAGGTTTGCGATTACCCACAGAGTTTGAATGGGAGGCAGCCCAACAGTTTTTTCCATGGGGCAAGCGGTGGGAGTGGACCGAGAGTGCTTACCTACCCTATCCCAATTACAGAAAAGCCGAAGGTGCCCTAGGTGAGTATAACGGTAAGTTCATGGCCAACCAAAAGGTGTTGCGGGGCGGTTCTGTGGCCACACCAGAGAAACATACCCGACCCACCTATCGAAACTTTTTTCATCCACATTTACGTTGGCAGTTCACGGGATTAAGGTTGGCGCAATAA
- a CDS encoding L-histidine N(alpha)-methyltransferase, giving the protein MQEKTATALNTDFAQEVREGLTDYPKHLSSKYFYDEVGDKLFQDIMAMPEYYLTDSEFNILETHKEGISKLFMGNGGAFSLFELGAGDGKKTKILLRNLVEKEADFDYRPIDISQNALNQLEASVSFEIPEVRINTIQGTYFETLADIAKQNGRRKVILFLGSNIGNLLHPQAVEFLKNIRDILNEDDLVFMGFDQKKHPQKILDAYNDKTGITEAFNKNLLARINKELGGNFELDNFLHWEVYDPETGTAKSYLVAKKAQKVFIEALGLKVNFKQWETIHTEISQKYDDEVVNWLADKAGLDIIAQFSDGQSEYRDYVFKKSQR; this is encoded by the coding sequence ATGCAAGAAAAAACAGCTACGGCTTTGAATACTGATTTTGCCCAAGAAGTACGAGAGGGATTGACCGACTACCCAAAGCATTTATCCTCAAAATATTTTTACGATGAAGTCGGTGACAAATTGTTTCAAGACATCATGGCAATGCCCGAGTACTACCTGACCGATTCTGAGTTCAATATCTTAGAGACGCATAAAGAGGGTATCTCAAAACTTTTTATGGGGAATGGAGGCGCTTTTAGTCTTTTTGAATTGGGGGCTGGCGATGGTAAAAAAACCAAGATCTTACTGCGAAATTTGGTCGAAAAAGAGGCTGATTTTGACTACCGCCCCATTGATATCAGTCAAAATGCACTGAACCAACTGGAAGCTTCTGTATCTTTTGAAATTCCCGAAGTGCGCATTAATACAATTCAGGGCACTTATTTTGAGACCTTGGCCGATATTGCCAAACAGAACGGCAGACGTAAGGTGATTTTGTTTCTTGGTTCGAACATCGGAAACCTTCTGCACCCGCAGGCAGTTGAGTTTTTAAAGAACATTCGTGATATCTTGAACGAAGATGACCTTGTTTTCATGGGGTTCGACCAAAAAAAGCATCCTCAGAAAATATTGGATGCCTACAACGACAAAACCGGCATCACAGAAGCCTTCAACAAAAACCTATTGGCAAGGATCAATAAAGAATTGGGGGGCAATTTTGAACTTGATAATTTTTTGCACTGGGAAGTCTACGACCCAGAAACAGGTACGGCCAAAAGTTATTTGGTGGCCAAAAAAGCACAAAAGGTCTTCATTGAGGCCCTTGGCCTAAAGGTGAATTTCAAACAGTGGGAAACCATACACACCGAAATCTCACAAAAATATGACGATGAGGTGGTCAATTGGCTGGCCGATAAAGCAGGATTAGACATCATTGCACAGTTCAGTGATGGACAAAGCGAGTATAGGGATTACGTATTCAAAAAGAGTCAAAGATGA
- a CDS encoding DUF427 domain-containing protein, with product MKAIWNNRVIAESNDTVVIENNHYFPADSIKEEYFKPSGTHTTCPWKGVASYYTIEVDGKKNMDAAWYYPETSELAKSIKGRVAFWKGVTIEE from the coding sequence ATGAAAGCCATTTGGAACAATCGAGTGATAGCGGAAAGCAACGACACAGTGGTCATTGAAAATAATCACTACTTTCCTGCTGATAGCATTAAGGAAGAATATTTCAAACCCAGCGGTACCCATACCACTTGCCCATGGAAAGGCGTAGCTTCTTATTACACTATTGAAGTTGACGGGAAAAAAAATATGGATGCGGCCTGGTACTATCCTGAGACCAGTGAATTGGCCAAAAGCATAAAAGGCCGTGTGGCCTTTTGGAAAGGGGTCACCATTGAGGAATGA
- a CDS encoding isoamylase early set domain-containing protein, translated as MAIKKQYLKSKPVCKVTFTVPAEEAKKVAVVGDFNNWNPKGSMLKKLKNGSFKGTFDLATESSYEFRYLVDGNYVNDEAADRYQWNDYAGAENAVLEL; from the coding sequence ATGGCAATAAAGAAACAATACTTGAAAAGCAAGCCGGTATGCAAGGTAACCTTTACGGTACCTGCAGAAGAGGCAAAAAAAGTGGCTGTAGTGGGTGATTTCAACAATTGGAACCCTAAGGGCAGCATGTTGAAGAAATTAAAGAACGGTTCGTTCAAAGGTACTTTTGACCTAGCGACCGAGAGTTCTTATGAGTTCCGTTATTTGGTTGACGGTAACTATGTAAACGACGAGGCGGCCGACCGTTACCAGTGGAATGATTACGCTGGTGCCGAGAACGCTGTTCTTGAACTATAA
- a CDS encoding aminotransferase class V-fold PLP-dependent enzyme: MTIDQIRKQFPAVQHGIYANTAAAGPLYDSLFEWRQEHELDLLMKASGLFVEGLKIISETRKSLGSFFCCPTENIALTPNFTIGLNMLLDSFPKKAKVLLLSNDYPSLNWPFEFRDFDIEYLAMVDDLESQIYEAVKNRHIDILALSLVQWLNGILIDLDFLKDLKNEFKDLIIVADGTQFCGMFPFDFSASGIDILGASGYKWLLSGYGNGFMLFKEKSKERFMPKSVGFGSVEGDFDKKDNFRFCKHFEPGHLNSLTFGSLNFSLSFLEAVGLQKIGNHNKALSETGKQLFGDMGLLEEAVVKRIAHSTIFNIKGDKTLLEHLRQNDIVCAQRGDGIRLSFHFYNTLQELEELAKIVNGC; encoded by the coding sequence GTGACAATCGACCAAATACGGAAACAGTTCCCTGCGGTACAGCATGGTATTTATGCAAATACCGCAGCCGCTGGTCCGCTTTACGATTCACTGTTTGAATGGCGGCAAGAACATGAACTCGATTTGCTGATGAAAGCAAGTGGGCTGTTCGTCGAAGGACTAAAAATTATTTCGGAAACGCGAAAAAGTTTGGGTTCATTTTTTTGCTGCCCTACCGAAAATATAGCCCTGACACCCAATTTCACCATTGGCTTAAACATGTTGTTGGACTCTTTTCCAAAAAAAGCCAAGGTATTGCTGTTGAGCAACGATTATCCTTCGCTGAACTGGCCCTTTGAATTTCGAGACTTTGATATTGAATATTTGGCCATGGTCGATGATTTGGAGTCCCAAATTTATGAGGCGGTCAAAAATAGGCATATCGATATTCTGGCATTGAGCTTGGTGCAATGGCTGAACGGAATTCTCATTGACCTCGATTTTCTAAAGGATTTGAAGAATGAATTCAAAGACTTGATAATTGTTGCCGATGGCACACAGTTTTGTGGTATGTTCCCCTTTGATTTTTCTGCATCGGGCATCGATATTCTTGGAGCCAGCGGTTATAAGTGGTTGCTTTCGGGCTATGGCAACGGATTTATGCTCTTTAAAGAGAAGAGCAAAGAGCGATTTATGCCAAAATCTGTTGGTTTTGGTTCAGTTGAGGGAGATTTTGACAAAAAGGACAACTTTCGGTTTTGTAAACATTTTGAACCGGGCCATTTGAACTCCCTTACTTTCGGAAGCCTGAATTTTTCGCTCAGCTTTTTAGAAGCGGTCGGGCTTCAAAAAATAGGAAACCATAACAAAGCCCTTTCTGAAACCGGCAAGCAACTTTTTGGAGATATGGGATTGTTGGAAGAAGCCGTAGTAAAGAGAATTGCCCACAGTACCATTTTCAATATAAAAGGAGATAAAACCCTTCTTGAACATTTGAGGCAAAATGATATCGTTTGCGCCCAAAGAGGCGATGGAATTCGACTTAGCTTTCACTTTTACAACACTTTGCAAGAATTGGAAGAGCTTGCAAAAATTGTTAACGGTTGTTAA
- a CDS encoding 2TM domain-containing protein — protein MFSKKKSDPEIGLEQHELLENAQKRIKQKKRLFSHFVIFLIGSVFLVLINKILKYGESYDWFIWAILAWAFLFLIHAFNVFVTHKFMGQEWERLQREKLVAKQKQRISELQKEIETDFPMSGINKKKEQ, from the coding sequence ATGTTCTCGAAAAAGAAATCAGATCCTGAAATAGGCCTTGAACAACATGAGCTGCTCGAAAATGCCCAAAAGCGGATCAAACAGAAGAAACGATTATTTTCACATTTCGTCATTTTTTTGATCGGAAGTGTTTTTTTGGTGCTCATCAACAAAATTTTGAAGTATGGTGAATCGTACGATTGGTTTATTTGGGCCATCTTGGCGTGGGCTTTTTTGTTTTTGATCCATGCATTCAACGTGTTCGTGACCCACAAATTTATGGGACAGGAATGGGAACGCCTACAGCGAGAAAAATTGGTCGCCAAGCAAAAACAGCGTATTTCAGAACTTCAAAAAGAAATCGAGACCGATTTTCCGATGTCGGGCATCAATAAAAAAAAAGAGCAGTGA
- a CDS encoding dihydrofolate reductase: MSKLIIIAAAGENNALGINNDLPWHLPDDFKRFKQLTSGHKIIMGRKTLESFPKPLPNREHIVVTSQKNYSPKFECRVVHSLEEAIALTKKDERSFIIGGGEIYRQSMDFATHIELTRIHADFEADTFFPKVDLNVWQLVKQEYHPKDERHQYDFTYLTYTKK; this comes from the coding sequence ATGAGCAAACTCATCATCATTGCAGCCGCAGGCGAAAACAACGCTTTGGGCATCAACAACGATTTGCCTTGGCACTTACCCGATGATTTCAAGCGGTTCAAGCAATTGACCTCTGGCCATAAAATCATAATGGGTCGAAAAACATTGGAAAGTTTCCCTAAACCGTTGCCGAACCGAGAGCATATCGTGGTGACCAGCCAGAAAAATTACAGTCCGAAATTCGAATGCCGAGTGGTGCATTCATTGGAGGAGGCCATTGCCCTGACAAAAAAAGATGAACGATCTTTTATCATTGGCGGCGGTGAAATCTACAGACAATCGATGGATTTTGCCACCCATATCGAGCTTACCCGTATTCACGCCGATTTTGAGGCAGACACTTTTTTCCCTAAAGTAGATTTGAATGTTTGGCAATTGGTCAAGCAAGAATATCATCCTAAAGATGAAAGACATCAATATGATTTCACGTATCTGACCTATACTAAAAAGTAG
- a CDS encoding tetratricopeptide repeat protein has protein sequence MRFISMFLAFLILSCHLYGQTNETTVDSLERVLKRFPSLNKERVDALNDLGYRYWIVNSNKSVLNGTEALTLAKKLVYPQGIAKAKRVLGVAYWTLGKPKLALENLTDCQKTYEEVSDLEGAANCLMNSGMVYADIGDLDKALDIYERSIEKFTQLDLKSRIATTFNKIGLVLMQKNQLTEAKEYLTNALNMHSDDKFFYGMAEAHSLLGRLFILENELEQADYHLKKATTLGETVNDVDGFIGNLIQYGKLQRLKGEYEDSENHLLEALEKAEQNKLRKYILEAYQELKLLKKEQGQLEESLSYYDAFINLRDSIYDIDKSKQIAALEFNNELTNKEKEIELLQETKHSRTLMNVFLSLLLVTLAITALLMLRHQKQREKRETELLKSKEALARTELENAALKQRELRQQLEFKNKELTSYTLNFAQKNELFLQLLEKINLLADTTQTKRTKLLSEIKRTIKQQVNVDRDWEDFRRHFEEVHTDFYSRLKELHPDISANDLKISSLTRLNLNIKETANILGISPESVKTARYRLRKKLGIEPDKELLDYFLDIEKA, from the coding sequence ATGCGTTTCATCAGTATGTTTTTGGCCTTTCTGATACTGTCATGCCATCTTTATGGGCAGACAAATGAGACTACCGTCGATAGCCTTGAACGGGTCTTAAAGCGGTTTCCTTCCCTAAATAAGGAGCGTGTCGATGCTTTGAACGATTTGGGCTATCGCTATTGGATCGTCAATTCAAACAAGTCCGTTTTAAATGGCACCGAGGCTTTGACATTGGCCAAAAAACTTGTTTATCCCCAAGGAATTGCCAAAGCCAAGCGGGTTCTCGGAGTAGCCTATTGGACACTTGGCAAACCCAAACTTGCCCTTGAAAACTTGACCGATTGTCAAAAAACATATGAGGAGGTCAGTGATTTGGAAGGTGCTGCCAATTGTTTGATGAACAGCGGAATGGTATATGCCGATATCGGAGACTTGGACAAGGCACTGGACATTTATGAACGCTCTATCGAAAAATTTACCCAGCTCGATCTGAAATCGCGCATTGCCACCACCTTCAACAAAATTGGTTTGGTACTTATGCAAAAAAATCAACTCACGGAAGCAAAAGAGTATCTAACCAACGCATTGAACATGCATTCCGATGACAAGTTTTTTTATGGTATGGCCGAAGCCCATAGTTTACTGGGCAGGCTGTTCATTCTCGAAAATGAGTTGGAACAAGCCGACTACCATTTGAAAAAAGCAACGACTTTGGGAGAGACCGTAAATGATGTCGACGGATTCATTGGCAATCTTATACAATATGGAAAATTACAGCGTCTAAAGGGGGAATATGAAGATTCAGAAAACCACTTGTTGGAAGCTTTGGAAAAAGCCGAGCAAAATAAATTGCGTAAATATATTTTAGAAGCCTATCAAGAACTTAAACTATTAAAAAAAGAGCAAGGCCAGTTGGAAGAATCACTTTCATACTATGATGCATTTATCAATTTAAGGGATTCGATTTATGATATCGACAAATCCAAACAGATCGCTGCACTAGAATTCAATAACGAACTTACCAATAAAGAAAAAGAAATTGAATTGCTTCAAGAAACCAAGCATTCACGTACATTGATGAATGTTTTTCTGTCTCTATTACTGGTGACCCTGGCCATTACGGCATTGCTTATGTTACGACATCAAAAGCAACGCGAGAAAAGGGAAACTGAACTTTTAAAATCAAAAGAGGCGTTGGCTCGAACAGAATTGGAAAATGCAGCATTGAAGCAACGTGAATTGCGTCAACAATTAGAGTTCAAAAACAAAGAGCTTACCTCGTACACCTTAAATTTTGCACAAAAAAACGAACTGTTTCTACAACTACTCGAAAAAATAAATCTACTTGCAGACACAACCCAGACCAAACGAACAAAATTGCTTTCTGAAATAAAGCGTACCATAAAACAGCAGGTCAACGTTGACAGGGATTGGGAAGATTTTAGGCGGCATTTTGAAGAGGTCCATACCGACTTTTATAGCAGATTAAAAGAACTGCATCCAGACATCAGTGCAAACGATTTGAAAATTTCTTCGCTCACGCGGCTGAATCTGAACATAAAAGAAACGGCGAACATTCTAGGCATTTCACCTGAAAGTGTAAAAACCGCACGTTATCGCCTTCGGAAAAAATTGGGAATAGAACCCGATAAAGAGCTCTTGGATTACTTTTTAGACATTGAAAAAGCGTAA
- a CDS encoding sterol desaturase family protein yields the protein MKEVLASLPTPTELIFNPISYIIFAMYGGLMLWETLFPARRLPKIRFWKLKGMLAFAFFFFLSSYLPLFWDGHLANYQVFDLTSLGTFGGAVVGILVYEFGVYVWHRAMHKSDTLWKIFHQMHHSAERLDSYGAFYFSPMDMIGFTFLGSLCLVVVAGFTPEATTLIILGTTFFSIFQHSNIKTPRWLGYIIQRPEAHAIHHAKGIHAYNYSDISLFDIIFGTFKNPKKYEHESGFYHGASDKVWKMITFKDISKK from the coding sequence ATGAAAGAAGTCTTGGCAAGTTTGCCCACACCTACAGAATTGATTTTTAATCCGATATCATACATCATATTTGCCATGTATGGTGGCCTGATGCTCTGGGAGACCCTTTTCCCTGCACGACGATTGCCCAAAATCAGGTTTTGGAAACTAAAGGGAATGCTGGCTTTTGCCTTTTTCTTTTTCCTATCCTCATATCTGCCTTTGTTTTGGGATGGTCATTTGGCCAATTATCAGGTTTTTGACCTGACCAGTTTGGGAACTTTTGGTGGAGCCGTTGTAGGGATACTCGTTTATGAATTTGGGGTCTATGTATGGCACCGTGCCATGCACAAAAGTGACACCCTTTGGAAGATATTCCACCAAATGCACCATAGCGCAGAACGTTTAGACAGCTATGGGGCATTTTACTTCAGTCCGATGGACATGATTGGTTTCACTTTTCTAGGAAGTTTGTGTTTGGTAGTGGTGGCAGGATTTACCCCAGAGGCAACAACGTTGATAATTCTGGGGACCACGTTCTTCTCCATTTTTCAGCACAGCAATATCAAAACCCCTAGATGGTTGGGTTACATTATACAAAGACCCGAGGCCCATGCCATTCACCATGCCAAGGGCATCCATGCCTACAATTACTCTGATATTTCCTTATTTGATATCATATTCGGTACGTTTAAGAACCCAAAAAAATACGAACATGAATCGGGGTTCTATCACGGTGCATCAGATAAGGTGTGGAAAATGATAACCTTCAAGGATATAAGTAAAAAATAG
- a CDS encoding M43 family zinc metalloprotease: MVSMKWKWSIVIFNLVMLAFVSCSKEGETESPLPNDPKEGVILLPLVIHVVHNGHEIGEETNLSIEQIERQIEILNEDFRRKEGTKGFNDHPDGGDAMIEFVLAKRTPEGLPTNGINRIDTTKIAEPLLGHSFNDYAKIGYWDPTQYINVWIAPLPESFECILSGQATGPETDLPGTEFLSLPGPGDAEGIIVNWKSFGESDTNCHTKYGRTLTHEMGHYLGLLHTWGASDCENNDYCDDTPAVDKPVFGSQPFLGCKGETVMMGNYMNWSHDEVMNIFTKDQIARMHYVLENHEGRKALQSSPALD; encoded by the coding sequence ATGGTATCGATGAAATGGAAATGGTCGATAGTAATTTTCAATTTGGTCATGCTGGCATTCGTATCCTGTAGCAAGGAAGGGGAAACGGAAAGTCCCTTGCCCAATGACCCGAAAGAAGGGGTGATTTTGCTCCCACTAGTGATTCATGTAGTACACAATGGCCATGAGATTGGGGAAGAAACCAATCTTTCAATTGAGCAAATCGAAAGACAAATAGAGATTCTCAACGAAGATTTCAGAAGAAAGGAAGGGACCAAGGGGTTTAACGATCATCCCGATGGGGGTGATGCCATGATTGAATTTGTATTGGCCAAACGAACTCCCGAAGGTTTGCCCACCAATGGGATAAACCGAATCGACACCACAAAGATTGCAGAACCGTTACTTGGGCACAGCTTCAACGACTATGCGAAAATTGGGTATTGGGACCCGACCCAATACATCAATGTTTGGATCGCTCCGTTGCCCGAATCGTTCGAATGTATACTATCAGGACAGGCAACGGGCCCCGAGACAGACCTTCCCGGAACTGAGTTTTTGAGTTTGCCAGGTCCGGGGGATGCTGAGGGCATTATCGTCAACTGGAAAAGTTTTGGGGAATCGGACACAAATTGCCATACCAAATACGGAAGGACACTGACCCATGAAATGGGGCATTATTTGGGGTTGTTACATACTTGGGGGGCAAGTGATTGTGAAAACAATGACTATTGCGATGACACTCCTGCAGTCGACAAGCCTGTTTTTGGCAGCCAGCCCTTTTTGGGTTGTAAGGGAGAAACCGTCATGATGGGCAACTATATGAACTGGTCCCATGATGAGGTCATGAACATATTCACAAAAGACCAAATAGCCCGAATGCACTATGTGTTGGAAAACCATGAAGGGAGAAAAGCACTACAAAGCAGTCCGGCATTGGATTGA